The segment CCCCTGCGGGTCACCAGGTAATCGGTGACGCCGAGGCGCTCGAGGCTTTTGCGGAGGCGGTTGATGTTCACCGTGAGCGTGTTGTCGTCGACGAACTCGTCTGATTGCCACAGCTCGTTCATGATCTCCTGACGCGAGATGATGGTATCGTGGTTCTCCATGAGCAGCGAGAGGATCTTGAGCTCGTTGCGGGTCAGATCGATGCTCGCACCGCCCGCAGAGGCTACGCCTTTCGCCAAATCGAGCACGAGCCCCTTGTGCGCGATGCGCGAGGGCGTGCCCTGGCGTTGCGAGCGTCTGAGAACCGATTGGATGCGCGCGAGCAGGATTGCCGGATTGTAGGGCTTGGTCACGTAATCGTCGGCTCCGAGGTTCATGCTCATCAGCTCGTCGAATTCGCTGTCAGATGAGGTGAGCATGATGATGGGAACCTGGCTTTTCGCCCTGAGATCGCGGCAGATGTCGAAGCCTGACGTTCCCGGCAGCTTGAGGTCGAGCACGACGCAATCGGGATCGAACGCGAGTATCTCGGCAGCGGCTCCCCCGTACGAC is part of the Raoultibacter phocaeensis genome and harbors:
- a CDS encoding response regulator transcription factor, producing the protein MPKLFVVEDDASLRSELLHVLELQGYECGVPLSYGGAAAEILAFDPDCVVLDLKLPGTSGFDICRDLRAKSQVPIIMLTSSDSEFDELMSMNLGADDYVTKPYNPAILLARIQSVLRRSQRQGTPSRIAHKGLVLDLAKGVASAGGASIDLTRNELKILSLLMENHDTIISRQEIMNELWQSDEFVDDNTLTVNINRLRKSLERLGVTDYLVTRRGQGYLV